Proteins from a genomic interval of Xiphias gladius isolate SHS-SW01 ecotype Sanya breed wild chromosome 23, ASM1685928v1, whole genome shotgun sequence:
- the LOC120785477 gene encoding small integral membrane protein 32-like yields the protein MLRQILLNSTDTPDFDLVLMAQSSTHAPSSLNTSHGGSVSVAALLRPTTGRGGGGLREGELHKPDLITYIVMCLLLFLLVLLIVFFINCQLRNSFFASMPYDRSLREARTSYK from the coding sequence ATGCTGAGGCAGATCCTCCTCAACTCCACCGACACCCCAGACTTCGACCTGGTGCTCATGGCCCAGTCCTCCACGCACGCCCCCTCCTCCCTGAACACCTCCCACGGCGGCTCGGTGAGCGTGGCCGCTCTTCTGAGACCCACCACGGGGCGAGGGGGAGGAGGGCTCCGGGAGGGCGAGCTCCACAAACCGGACCTGATCACCTACATAGTCATGTGCCTACTGCTCTTCCTGTTGGTGCTGCTCATTGTGTTCTTCATCAACTGCCAGCTCCGGAACTCTTTCTTCGCCTCCATGCCATATGACAGGTCGCTGAGAGAGGCCCGGACCTCCTACAAGTAA